The Rhododendron vialii isolate Sample 1 chromosome 5a, ASM3025357v1 genome contains a region encoding:
- the LOC131327871 gene encoding uncharacterized protein LOC131327871 — MLRKNQLAQCLLTADLHGAVILVIQCKIGAFTGVSGVIICETTETFGIVMYDSNYQGILYKKVFISSHSTKVNGKLVINEVTRRRLCFLMGILRFFGLVNIEIIVFDFLSPFAGDSDSDANIEKNLRARTLPTPAYRLSVPSIETIVVPKSSSVFFIFKADSWKITLHGDKLASRNIGP, encoded by the exons ATGTTAAG GAAAAACCAGTTGGCACAATGTCTTCTCACTGCAGACTTACATGGTGCAGTGATTTTAG TTATTCAATGTAAAATAGGTGCCTTCACTGGAGTGAGTGGTGTCATTATTTGTGAAACCACCGAAACATTTGGAATAGTTATGTATGACTCTAACTATCAAGGTATCTTGTATAAAAAGGTGTTTATCAGCAGTCACAGTACGAAGGTTAATGGTAAATTGGTAAT AAATGAGGTAACAAGACGTAGATTGTGCTTCTTAATGGGTATATTGAGGTTCTTTGGATTAGTGAATATAGAG ATCATTGTGTTCGATTTTCTTTCCCCATTTGCTGGGGATTCTGACTCTGATGCAAACATTGAAAAGAACCTGAGGGCCAGAACATTGCCCACACCTGCTTACCGGCTATCAGTTCCGTCTATTG AAACGATTG TTGTCCCCAAAAGttcatctgttttttttatatttaaagCTGATAGCTGGAAAATCACACTTCATGGAGACAAACTTGCCTCAAGAAATATTGGACCGTGA
- the LOC131326323 gene encoding hydrophobic protein RCI2A-like gives MGTATLVEILLAIFLPPVGVFLRFGCGPEFWIDLLLTILGYIPGIVYAIYVLTI, from the exons ATGGGAACGGCTACCTTGGTAGAGATCTTGCTCGCCATTTTCCTCCCTCCTGTTGGTGTCTTCCTCCGCTTTGGCTGTggg CCGGAGTTCTGGATCGACTTGTTGCTGACAATATTGGGATACATACCGGGGATTGTTTATGCAATTTATGTGCTGACCATTTAG
- the LOC131326513 gene encoding interactor of constitutive active ROPs 2, chloroplastic, whose translation MQTPKTRTGSLEVPQRTSPATPRTARQLKATGSDSDSVQSPNPASRTPKDRSPKVVERRSPRSPAPDQKKRPSKVSELESQLAQLQEELKKAKDQLSSSESYKKRAEEEAEEAKKQLAATSAMLKDSQQQLMELSDSDDARVQELRKISQERDRAWQSELEAVQKQQSLDSAALGSAMGEIQKLKMQLERLAESEAAQAKYAESTHAEIQNVRLELEETLSLVEHLKTQLSDCKESETRALAFVSETQMKLERAKETEKMLRSEGLNAMEACKLMAVELEQSKDRGNILEEHVGKLQANRALADGEHEDSGQLKEELNKLKFEVAQLKSALDAAESRYQEEYIQSTLEIRSAYELAEHTKLEASQKEAELDSKLMKATKEIEELKADLVAKDTKLQSILKENEGLSGEIEKNMWGESESQLEMEKKKFEVGLADLKASLLDKENELQSIKEENELMKFEIRKREVESNEAKDEALALAESAKAAEREALMKLGFLTEEADKSSRKAARVTEQLDASQAANAEMEAELRRLKVQSDQWRKAAEAAAAMLSTGNNNGKYVERTGSLDYHTIGGKLGSPFSEDLDDESPKKKNGGMFKKIGVMLKGQK comes from the exons ATGCAAACACCAAAAACAAG AACTGGCTCTCTGGAGGTGCCTCAAAGGACATCTCCTGCGACACCTCGAACTGCTCGACAGCTTAAGGCGACGGGATCTGATTCTGACTCAGTCCAATCTCCAAATCCCGCAAGCAGGACACCCAAGGACAGAAGTCCTAAAGTTGTTGAACGCAGATCACCCCGAAGTCCTGCTCCTGATCAG AAGAAACGCCCCAGCAAAGTCTCTGAACTGGAATCTCAGCTTGCTCAGCTCCAGGAGGAACTGAAGAAGGCAAAGGACCAGCTGAGCTCATCTGAATCCTATAAGAAGCGGGCCGAGGAAGAGGCTGAAGAGGCCAAGAAGCAGTTAGCTGCCACTTCAGCAATGCTCAAAGATTCCCAACAACAGTTAATGGAGCTTTCTGATTCCGATGACGCTAGGGTCCAAGAGCTCCGTAAGATCTCCCAAGAACGCGATCGAGCGTGGCAATCTGAACTCGAGGCTGTCCAGAAACAGCAATCTCTGGATTCTGCTGCATTGGGTTCTGCAATGGGTGAGATTCAGAAGCTCAAGATGCAGTTAGAAAGGCTGGCTGAATCTGAAGCTGCTCAGGCTAAGTATGCAGAATCGACACATGCTGAGATACAGAACGTAAGGCTTGAGCTCGAAGAAACTCTCTCCCTGGTTGAGCACTTGAAAACCCAGCTCAGTGATTGCAAAGAATCTGAAACTCGGGCCTTAGCATTTGTCAGTGAAACTCAAATGAAGTTGGAAAGGGCGAAGGAAACGGAGAAGATGCTCAGATCCGAAGGTCTTAATGCCATGGAAGCTTGCAAATTGATGGCTGTGGAATTGGAGCAGTCCAAAGATAGAGGAAATATATTGGAGGAACACGTTGGCAAACTACAGGCCAATCGTGCTCTAGCAGATGGAGAACATGAGGATTCAGGGCAACTGAAAGAAGAGCTTAATAAACTGAAATTTGAAGTGGCTCAATTAAAATCTGCTTTGGATGCAGCCGAGAGCAGGTACCAGGAGGAGTACATTCAAAGCACGTTAGAGATTAGAAGTGCTTATGAACTAGCAGAGCACACAAAATTGGAGGCATCTCAAAAAGAGGCTGAATTGGACTCGAAGTTGATGAAGGCAACCAAAGAGATTGAAGAGTTGAAGGCTGATTTAGTGGCCAAAGATACTAAATTGCAGAGTATTTTAAAGGAGAATGAAGGACTGAGTGGAGAGATTGAGAAAAATATGTGGGGCGAAAGTGAGTCTCAGTTGgaaatggagaagaagaagtttgAGGTGGGTTTGGCTGATTTAAAGGCAAGTTTGTTGGATAAAGAAAACGAACTACAAAGCATAAAGGAGGAAAATGAGTTGATGAAGTTTGAAATTAGGAAGAGGGAGGTGGAGAGTAATGAAGCGAAAGACGAGGCCCTTGCTTTAGCAGAATCAGCTAAGGCTGCAGAGAGAGAGGCTCTAATGAAACTAGGGTTTTTAACAGAAGAAGCTGATAAAAGTAGCAGAAAAGCCGCCCGCGTGACTGAACAGTTGGACGCATCACAGGCGGCAAATGCCGAGATGGAGGCAGAGCTGAGGAGGTTGAAGGTGCAGTCGGATCAGTGGAGGAAGGCAGCAGAGGCGGCTGCCGCTATGCTATCGACTGGGAATAATAATGGGAAGTATGTGGAGAGAACTGGATCTCTTGACTACCATACTATCGGTGGGAAACTTGGATCGCCATTTTCGGAAGATTTGGATGATGAATCGCCAAAGAAGAAAAACGGTGGCATGTTCAAGAAGATTGGTGTGATGTTGAAGGGCCAGAAGTAA